DNA sequence from the Macrobrachium nipponense isolate FS-2020 chromosome 26, ASM1510439v2, whole genome shotgun sequence genome:
TTGGTGGTCCAGGTGTTGGTGGGCCTATTGGAGGAGGATTAGGAGGTCCTGGACTTGGTGGGCCTGTTGGAGGAGGGTTAGGCGGTCCTGTTGGTGGAGGATTCGGTGGTCCAGGTGCTGGTGGGCCTATTGGAGGAGGATTAGGAGGTCCTGGACTTGGTGGACCTGCAGGTGGAGGATTCGGTGGTCCAGGTGCTGGTGGACTTGGAGGTGGCCTTGGAGGTGGTCCAGGAGGTGGATTTGGAGGTCCAGGAGCTGGTGGGCTTGGAGGTGGTCCAGGAGTAGGAGGATTTGGAGGTGGTCCAGGAGCTGGTGGACTTGGAGGTGGACTTGGAGGTGGTCCAGGAGGTGGATTTGGAGGTCCAGGAGCTGGTGGGCTTGGAGGTGGTCCAGGAGCAGGAGGATTTGGAGGCGGCCCAGGAGCTGGTGGACTTGGAGGTGGATTTGGAGGTGGTCCAGGAGCAGGTGGACTTGGAGGTGGACTTGGAGGTGGTCCAGGAGGTGGATTTGGAGGCGGCCCAGGAGCTGGTGGACTTGGAGGTGGATTTGGAGGTGGTCCAGGAGCAGGTGGACTTGGAGGTGGACTTGCGAGGTACGTCAGGAGGGGATTTGGAGGTGGCCCAGGAGTGGTGGACTTGGAGGTGGTCCAGGAGGTGGATTTGGAGGCGGCCCAGGAGCTGGTGGATTTGATGGTGGACTTGGAGGTGGTCCAGGAGCTGGTGGATTTGATGGTGGACTTGGAGGTGGTCCAGGAGCTGGTGGACTTGGAGGTGGATTTGGAGGTGGCCCAGGAGCAGGTGGACTTGGAGGTGGACTGGAGTGGTCCAGCGAGGGATTTGAGGCGGCCCAGGAGTGGTGGATTGATGGTGGACTTGGAGGTGGTCCAGGAGCTGGTGGACTTGGAGGTGGATTTGGAGGTGGTCCAGGAGCTGGTGGACTTGGAGGTGGACTTGGAGGTGGTCCAGGAGCAGGTGGATTTGATGGAGGACTTGGAGGAGGTCCAGGAGGAGCTGGtggatttggaggaggaggacttgGCGGAGGCAGCGGCATAGGAGACATACGCGGCCTTCCAGGTACCAAACAGTAGTAGTGACGCCACCGACGAAATAGGCCTTCGCGGTTACTCTCGATAACCGTTCCAGGAATGGATGGCCTTTCCCACGTGTAAATAAAATCCTCAAGATCTGCTGGAGATGCTGAAGTGTTCTTAAGCTCTGCTGAAGATGCTGAAGCTTTCTTGAGCTCGGCTGAAGATGCTGAAGACCTCCACATCTACCTACA
Encoded proteins:
- the LOC135199971 gene encoding uncharacterized protein LOC135199971 isoform X33 translates to MKVILPTLLTIFLSVCLAEPGYLRYGSGGHGRTISFTRPLATRVVIHKPAHVIRKTVSIGKPIVVRPVVTGHIGKGYGHRGTTTVISHGKPHVHVKPGPVVVGGGAVHSHSGPGVGGAVHAHGGSGVGGIGGGGFGGPGVGGPIGGGLGGPGLGGPVGGGLGGPVGGGFGGPGAGGPIGGGLGGPGLGGPAGGGFGGPGAGGLGGGLGGGPGGGFGGPGAGGLGGGPGVGGFGGGPGAGGLGGGLGGGPGGGFGGGPGAGGLGGGFGGGPGAGGLGGGFGGGPGGGFGGGPGAGGFDGGLGGGPGAGGFDGGLGGGPGAGGLGGGFGGGPGAGGLGGGPGAGGLGGGFGGGPGAGGLGGGLGGGPGAGGFDGGLGGGPGGAGGFGGGGLGGGSGIGDIRGLPGTKQ
- the LOC135199971 gene encoding uncharacterized protein LOC135199971 isoform X41 → MKVILPTLLTIFLSVCLAEPGYLRYGSGGHGRTISFTRPLATRVVIHKPAHVIRKTVSIGKPIVVRPVVTGHIGKGYGHRGTTTVISHGKPHVHVKPGPVVVGGGAVHSHSGPGVGGAVHAHGGSGVGGIGGGGFGGPGVGGPIGGGLGGPGLGGPVGGGLGGPVGGGFGGPGAGGPIGGGLGGPGLGGPAGGGFGGPGAGGLGGGLGGGPGGGFGGPGAGGLGGGPGVGGFGGGPGAGGLGGGLGGGPGGGFGGGPGAGGLGGGPGGGFGGGPGAGGFDGGLGGGPGAGGFDGGLGGGPGAGGLGGGFGGGPGAGGLGGGPGAGGLGGGFGGGPGAGGLGGGLGGGPGAGGFDGGLGGGPGGAGGFGGGGLGGGSGIGDIRGLPGTKQ
- the LOC135199971 gene encoding uncharacterized protein LOC135199971 isoform X47, with product MKVILPTLLTIFLSVCLAEPGYLRYGSGGHGRTISFTRPLATRVVIHKPAHVIRKTVSIGKPIVVRPVVTGHIGKGYGHRGTTTVISHGKPHVHVKPGPVVVGGGAVHSHSGPGVGGAVHAHGGSGVGGIGGGGFGGPGVGGPIGGGLGGPGLGGPVGGGLGGPVGGGFGGPGAGGPIGGGLGGPGLGGPAGGGFGGPGAGGLGGGLGGGPGGGFGGPGAGGLGGGPGVGGFGGGPGAGGLGGGLGGGPGGGFGGGPGAGGFDGGLGGGPGAGGFDGGLGGGPGAGGLGGGFGGGPGAGGLGGGPGAGGLGGGFGGGPGAGGLGGGLGGGPGAGGFDGGLGGGPGGAGGFGGGGLGGGSGIGDIRGLPGTKQ
- the LOC135199971 gene encoding uncharacterized protein LOC135199971 isoform X21 gives rise to the protein MKVILPTLLTIFLSVCLAEPGYLRYGSGGHGRTISFTRPLATRVVIHKPAHVIRKTVSIGKPIVVRPVVTGHIGKGYGHRGTTTVISHGKPHVHVKPGPVVVGGGAVHSHSGPGVGGAVHAHGGSGVGGIGGGGFGGPGVGGPIGGGLGGPGLGGPVGGGLGGPVGGGFGGPGAGGPIGGGLGGPGLGGPAGGGFGGPGAGGLGGGLGGGPGGGFGGPGAGGLGGGPGVGGFGGGPGAGGLGGGLGGGPGGGFGGPGAGGLGGGPGAGGFGGGPGAGGLGGGFGGGPGAGGLGGGPGGGFGGGPGAGGFDGGLGGGPGAGGFDGGLGGGPGAGGLGGGFGGGPGAGGLGGGPGAGGLGGGFGGGPGAGGLGGGLGGGPGAGGFDGGLGGGPGGAGGFGGGGLGGGSGIGDIRGLPGTKQ
- the LOC135199971 gene encoding uncharacterized protein LOC135199971 isoform X1 codes for the protein MKVILPTLLTIFLSVCLAEPGYLRYGSGGHGRTISFTRPLATRVVIHKPAHVIRKTVSIGKPIVVRPVVTGHIGKGYGHRGTTTVISHGKPHVHVKPGPVVVGGGAVHSHSGPGVGGAVHAHGGSGVGGIGGGGFGGPGVGGPIGGGLGGPGLGGPVGGGLGGPVGGGFGGPGAGGPIGGGLGGPGLGGPAGGGFGGPGAGGLGGGLGGGPGGGFGGPGAGGLGGGPGVGGFGGGPGAGGLGGGLGGGPGGGFGGPGAGGLGGGPGAGGFGGGPGAGGLGGGFGGGPGAGGLGGGLGGGPGGGFGGGPGAGGLGGGFGGGPGAGGLGGGPGGGFGGGPGAGGFDGGLGGGPGAGGFDGGLGGGPGAGGLGGGFGGGPGAGGLGGGPGAGGLGGGFGGGPGAGGLGGGLGGGPGAGGFDGGLGGGPGGAGGFGGGGLGGGSGIGDIRGLPGTKQ
- the LOC135199971 gene encoding uncharacterized protein LOC135199971 isoform X7, with product MKVILPTLLTIFLSVCLAEPGYLRYGSGGHGRTISFTRPLATRVVIHKPAHVIRKTVSIGKPIVVRPVVTGHIGKGYGHRGTTTVISHGKPHVHVKPGPVVVGGGAVHSHSGPGVGGAVHAHGGSGVGGIGGGGFGGPGVGGPIGGGLGGPGLGGPVGGGLGGPVGGGFGGPGAGGPIGGGLGGPGLGGPAGGGFGGPGAGGLGGGLGGGPGGGFGGPGAGGLGGGPGVGGFGGGPGAGGLGGGLGGGPGGGFGGPGAGGLGGGPGAGGFGGGPGAGGLGGGFGGGPGAGGLGGGLGGGPGGGFGGGPGAGGLGGGFGGGPGAGGLGGGPGGGFGGGPGAGGFDGGLGGGPGAGGFDGGLGGGPGAGGLGGGFGGGPGAGGLGGGPGAGGLGGGPGAGGFDGGLGGGPGGAGGFGGGGLGGGSGIGDIRGLPGTKQ
- the LOC135199971 gene encoding uncharacterized protein LOC135199971 isoform X31: MKVILPTLLTIFLSVCLAEPGYLRYGSGGHGRTISFTRPLATRVVIHKPAHVIRKTVSIGKPIVVRPVVTGHIGKGYGHRGTTTVISHGKPHVHVKPGPVVVGGGAVHSHSGPGVGGAVHAHGGSGVGGIGGGGFGGPGVGGPIGGGLGGPGLGGPVGGGLGGPVGGGFGGPGAGGPIGGGLGGPGLGGPAGGGFGGPGAGGLGGGLGGGPGGGFGGPGAGGLGGGPGVGGFGGGPGAGGLGGGLGGGPGGGFGGPGAGGLGGGPGAGGFGGGPGAGGLGGGPGGGFGGGPGAGGFDGGLGGGPGAGGFDGGLGGGPGAGGLGGGFGGGPGAGGLGGGPGAGGLGGGFGGGPGAGGLGGGLGGGPGAGGFDGGLGGGPGGAGGFGGGGLGGGSGIGDIRGLPGTKQ
- the LOC135199971 gene encoding uncharacterized protein LOC135199971 isoform X8; translation: MKVILPTLLTIFLSVCLAEPGYLRYGSGGHGRTISFTRPLATRVVIHKPAHVIRKTVSIGKPIVVRPVVTGHIGKGYGHRGTTTVISHGKPHVHVKPGPVVVGGGAVHSHSGPGVGGAVHAHGGSGVGGIGGGGFGGPGVGGPIGGGLGGPGLGGPVGGGLGGPVGGGFGGPGAGGPIGGGLGGPGLGGPAGGGFGGPGAGGLGGGLGGGPGGGFGGGPGAGGLGGGLGGGPGGGFGGPGAGGLGGGPGAGGFGGGPGAGGLGGGFGGGPGAGGLGGGLGGGPGGGFGGGPGAGGLGGGFGGGPGAGGLGGGPGGGFGGGPGAGGFDGGLGGGPGAGGFDGGLGGGPGAGGLGGGFGGGPGAGGLGGGPGAGGLGGGFGGGPGAGGLGGGLGGGPGAGGFDGGLGGGPGGAGGFGGGGLGGGSGIGDIRGLPGTKQ
- the LOC135199971 gene encoding uncharacterized protein LOC135199971 isoform X10; translated protein: MKVILPTLLTIFLSVCLAEPGYLRYGSGGHGRTISFTRPLATRVVIHKPAHVIRKTVSIGKPIVVRPVVTGHIGKGYGHRGTTTVISHGKPHVHVKPGPVVVGGGAVHSHSGPGVGGAVHAHGGSGVGGIGGGGFGGPGVGGPIGGGLGGPGLGGPVGGGLGGPVGGGFGGPGAGGPIGGGLGGPGLGGPAGGGFGGPGAGGLGGGLGGGPGGGFGGPGAGGLGGGPGVGGFGGGPGAGGLGGGLGGGPGGGFGGPGAGGLGGGPGAGGFGGGPGAGGLGGGPGGGFGGGPGAGGLGGGFGGGPGAGGLGGGPGGGFGGGPGAGGFDGGLGGGPGAGGFDGGLGGGPGAGGLGGGFGGGPGAGGLGGGPGAGGLGGGFGGGPGAGGLGGGLGGGPGAGGFDGGLGGGPGGAGGFGGGGLGGGSGIGDIRGLPGTKQ
- the LOC135199971 gene encoding uncharacterized protein LOC135199971 isoform X18; protein product: MKVILPTLLTIFLSVCLAEPGYLRYGSGGHGRTISFTRPLATRVVIHKPAHVIRKTVSIGKPIVVRPVVTGHIGKGYGHRGTTTVISHGKPHVHVKPGPVVVGGGAVHSHSGPGVGGAVHAHGGSGVGGIGGGGFGGPGVGGPIGGGLGGPGLGGPVGGGLGGPVGGGFGGPGAGGPIGGGLGGPGLGGPAGGGFGGPGAGGLGGGLGGGPGGGFGGPGAGGLGGGPGVGGFGGGPGAGGLGGGLGGGPGGGFGGPGAGGLGGGPGAGGFGGGPGAGGLGGGFGGGPGAGGLGGGLGGGPGGGFGGGPGAGGLGGGFGGGPGAGGLGGGPGGGFGGGPGAGGFDGGLGGGPGAGGLGGGFGGGPGAGGFGGGPGAGGLGGGLGGGPGAGGFDGGLGGGPGGAGGFGGGGLGGGSGIGDIRGLPGTKQ
- the LOC135199971 gene encoding uncharacterized protein LOC135199971 isoform X32 is translated as MKVILPTLLTIFLSVCLAEPGYLRYGSGGHGRTISFTRPLATRVVIHKPAHVIRKTVSIGKPIVVRPVVTGHIGKGYGHRGTTTVISHGKPHVHVKPGPVVVGGGAVHSHSGPGVGGAVHAHGGSGVGGIGGGGFGGPGVGGPIGGGLGGPGLGGPVGGGLGGPVGGGFGGPGAGGPIGGGLGGPGLGGPAGGGFGGPGAGGLGGGLGGGPGGGFGGPGAGGLGGGPGVGGFGGGPGAGGLGGGLGGGPGGGFGGPGAGGLGGGPGAGGFGGGPGAGGLGGGFGGGPGAGGLGGGPGGGFGGGPGAGGFDGGLGGGPGAGGLGGGFGGGPGAGGLGGGPGAGGLGGGFGGGPGAGGLGGGLGGGPGAGGFDGGLGGGPGGAGGFGGGGLGGGSGIGDIRGLPGTKQ
- the LOC135199971 gene encoding uncharacterized protein LOC135199971 isoform X40, whose amino-acid sequence is MKVILPTLLTIFLSVCLAEPGYLRYGSGGHGRTISFTRPLATRVVIHKPAHVIRKTVSIGKPIVVRPVVTGHIGKGYGHRGTTTVISHGKPHVHVKPGPVVVGGGAVHSHSGPGVGGAVHAHGGSGVGGIGGGGFGGPGVGGPIGGGLGGPGLGGPVGGGLGGPVGGGFGGPGAGGPIGGGLGGPGLGGPAGGGFGGPGAGGLGGGLGGGPGGGFGGPGAGGLGGGPGVGGFGGGPGAGGLGGGLGGGPGGGFGGPGAGGLGGGPGAGGFGGGPGAGGLGGGPGGGFGGGPGAGGFDGGLGGGPGAGGLGGGFGGGPGAGGLGGGPGAGGLGGGFGGGPGAGGLGGGLGGGPGAGGFDGGLGGGPGGAGGFGGGGLGGGSGIGDIRGLPGTKQ
- the LOC135199971 gene encoding uncharacterized protein LOC135199971 isoform X27, whose product is MKVILPTLLTIFLSVCLAEPGYLRYGSGGHGRTISFTRPLATRVVIHKPAHVIRKTVSIGKPIVVRPVVTGHIGKGYGHRGTTTVISHGKPHVHVKPGPVVVGGGAVHSHSGPGVGGAVHAHGGSGVGGIGGGGFGGPGVGGPIGGGLGGPGLGGPVGGGLGGPVGGGFGGPGAGGPIGGGLGGPGLGGPAGGGFGGPGAGGLGGGLGGGPGGGFGGPGAGGLGGGPGVGGFGGGPGAGGLGGGLGGGPGGGFGGPGAGGLGGGPGAGGFGGGPGAGGLGGGFGGGPGAGGLGGGLGGGPGGGFGGGPGAGGLGGGFGGGPGAGGLGGGPGGGFGGGPGAGGFDGGLGGGPGAGGLGGGFGGGPGAGGLGGGPGAGGFDGGLGGGPGGAGGFGGGGLGGGSGIGDIRGLPGTKQ
- the LOC135199971 gene encoding uncharacterized protein LOC135199971 isoform X38: MKVILPTLLTIFLSVCLAEPGYLRYGSGGHGRTISFTRPLATRVVIHKPAHVIRKTVSIGKPIVVRPVVTGHIGKGYGHRGTTTVISHGKPHVHVKPGPVVVGGGAVHSHSGPGVGGAVHAHGGSGVGGIGGGGFGGPGVGGPIGGGLGGPGLGGPVGGGLGGPVGGGFGGPGAGGPIGGGLGGPGLGGPAGGGFGGPGAGGLGGGLGGGPGGGFGGPGAGGLGGGPGVGGFGGGPGAGGLGGGLGGGPGGGFGGPGAGGLGGGPGAGGFGGGPGAGGLGGGFGGGPGAGGLGGGLGGGPGGGFGGGPGAGGLGGGFGGGPGAGGLGGGFGGGPGAGGFGGGPGAGGLGGGLGGGPGAGGFDGGLGGGPGGAGGFGGGGLGGGSGIGDIRGLPGTKQ
- the LOC135199971 gene encoding uncharacterized protein LOC135199971 isoform X5, with product MKVILPTLLTIFLSVCLAEPGYLRYGSGGHGRTISFTRPLATRVVIHKPAHVIRKTVSIGKPIVVRPVVTGHIGKGYGHRGTTTVISHGKPHVHVKPGPVVVGGGAVHSHSGPGVGGAVHAHGGSGVGGIGGGGFGGPGVGGPIGGGLGGPGLGGPVGGGLGGPVGGGFGGPGAGGPIGGGLGGPGLGGPAGGGFGGPGAGGLGGGLGGGPGGGFGGPGAGGLGGGPGVGGFGGGPGAGGLGGGLGGGPGGGFGGPGAGGLGGGPGAGGFGGGPGAGGLGGGFGGGPGAGGLGGGLGGGPGGGFGGGPGAGGLGGGFGGGPGAGGLGGGPGGGFGGGPGAGGFDGGLGGGPGAGGFDGGLGGGPGAGGLGGGFGGGPGAGGFGGGPGAGGLGGGLGGGPGAGGFDGGLGGGPGGAGGFGGGGLGGGSGIGDIRGLPGTKQ
- the LOC135199971 gene encoding uncharacterized protein LOC135199971 isoform X4 — its product is MKVILPTLLTIFLSVCLAEPGYLRYGSGGHGRTISFTRPLATRVVIHKPAHVIRKTVSIGKPIVVRPVVTGHIGKGYGHRGTTTVISHGKPHVHVKPGPVVVGGGAVHSHSGPGVGGAVHAHGGSGVGGIGGGGFGGPGVGGPIGGGLGGPGLGGPVGGGLGGPVGGGFGGPGAGGPIGGGLGGPGLGGPAGGGFGGPGAGGLGGGLGGGPGGGFGGPGAGGLGGGPGVGGFGGGPGAGGLGGGLGGGPGGGFGGPGAGGLGGGPGAGGFGGGPGAGGLGGGFGGGPGAGGLGGGLGGGPGGGFGGGPGAGGLGGGPGGGFGGGPGAGGFDGGLGGGPGAGGFDGGLGGGPGAGGLGGGFGGGPGAGGLGGGPGAGGLGGGFGGGPGAGGLGGGLGGGPGAGGFDGGLGGGPGGAGGFGGGGLGGGSGIGDIRGLPGTKQ
- the LOC135199971 gene encoding uncharacterized protein LOC135199971 isoform X17, encoding MKVILPTLLTIFLSVCLAEPGYLRYGSGGHGRTISFTRPLATRVVIHKPAHVIRKTVSIGKPIVVRPVVTGHIGKGYGHRGTTTVISHGKPHVHVKPGPVVVGGGAVHSHSGPGVGGAVHAHGGSGVGGIGGGGFGGPGVGGPIGGGLGGPGLGGPVGGGLGGPVGGGFGGPGAGGPIGGGLGGPGLGGPAGGGFGGPGAGGLGGGLGGGPGGGFGGPGAGGLGGGPGVGGFGGGPGAGGLGGGLGGGPGGGFGGPGAGGLGGGPGAGGFGGGPGAGGLGGGFGGGPGAGGLGGGLGGGPGGGFGGGPGAGGLGGGPGGGFGGGPGAGGFDGGLGGGPGAGGLGGGFGGGPGAGGLGGGPGAGGLGGGFGGGPGAGGLGGGLGGGPGAGGFDGGLGGGPGGAGGFGGGGLGGGSGIGDIRGLPGTKQ
- the LOC135199971 gene encoding uncharacterized protein LOC135199971 isoform X34, translated to MKVILPTLLTIFLSVCLAEPGYLRYGSGGHGRTISFTRPLATRVVIHKPAHVIRKTVSIGKPIVVRPVVTGHIGKGYGHRGTTTVISHGKPHVHVKPGPVVVGGGAVHSHSGPGVGGAVHAHGGSGVGGIGGGGFGGPGVGGPIGGGLGGPGLGGPVGGGLGGPVGGGFGGPGAGGPIGGGLGGPGLGGPAGGGFGGPGAGGLGGGLGGGPGGGFGGPGAGGLGGGPGVGGFGGGPGAGGLGGGLGGGPGGGFGGPGAGGLGGGPGAGGFGGGPGAGGLGGGFGGGPGAGGLGGGLGGGPGGGFGGGPGAGGLGGGPGGGFGGGPGAGGFDGGLGGGPGAGGLGGGFGGGPGAGGLGGGLGGGPGAGGFDGGLGGGPGGAGGFGGGGLGGGSGIGDIRGLPGTKQ
- the LOC135199971 gene encoding uncharacterized protein LOC135199971 isoform X16, with the translated sequence MKVILPTLLTIFLSVCLAEPGYLRYGSGGHGRTISFTRPLATRVVIHKPAHVIRKTVSIGKPIVVRPVVTGHIGKGYGHRGTTTVISHGKPHVHVKPGPVVVGGGAVHSHSGPGVGGAVHAHGGSGVGGIGGGGFGGPGVGGPIGGGLGGPGLGGPVGGGLGGPVGGGFGGPGAGGPIGGGLGGPGLGGPAGGGFGGPGAGGLGGGLGGGPGGGFGGPGAGGLGGGPGVGGFGGGPGAGGLGGGLGGGPGGGFGGPGAGGLGGGPGAGGFGGGPGAGGLGGGFGGGPGAGGLGGGLGGGPGGGFGGGPGAGGLGGGFGGGPGAGGLGGGPGGGFGGGPGAGGFDGGLGGGPGAGGFDGGLGGGPGAGGLGGGFGGGPGAGGLGGGPGAGGFDGGLGGGPGGAGGFGGGGLGGGSGIGDIRGLPGTKQ
- the LOC135199971 gene encoding uncharacterized protein LOC135199971 isoform X48; amino-acid sequence: MKVILPTLLTIFLSVCLAEPGYLRYGSGGHGRTISFTRPLATRVVIHKPAHVIRKTVSIGKPIVVRPVVTGHIGKGYGHRGTTTVISHGKPHVHVKPGPVVVGGGAVHSHSGPGVGGAVHAHGGSGVGGIGGGGFGGPGVGGPIGGGLGGPGLGGPVGGGLGGPVGGGFGGPGAGGPIGGGLGGPGLGGPAGGGFGGPGAGGLGGGLGGGPGGGFGGPGAGGLGGGPGVGGFGGGPGAGGLGGGLGGGPGGGFGGPGAGGLGGGPGAGGFGGGPGAGGLGGGPGGGFGGGPGAGGFDGGLGGGPGAGGLGGGFGGGPGAGGLGGGLGGGPGAGGFDGGLGGGPGGAGGFGGGGLGGGSGIGDIRGLPGTKQ
- the LOC135199971 gene encoding uncharacterized protein LOC135199971 isoform X28, which codes for MKVILPTLLTIFLSVCLAEPGYLRYGSGGHGRTISFTRPLATRVVIHKPAHVIRKTVSIGKPIVVRPVVTGHIGKGYGHRGTTTVISHGKPHVHVKPGPVVVGGGAVHSHSGPGVGGAVHAHGGSGVGGIGGGGFGGPGVGGPIGGGLGGPGLGGPVGGGLGGPVGGGFGGPGAGGPIGGGLGGPGLGGPAGGGFGGPGAGGLGGGLGGGPGGGFGGPGAGGLGGGPGVGGFGGGPGAGGLGGGLGGGPGGGFGGPGAGGLGGGPGAGGFGGGPGAGGLGGGFGGGPGAGGLGGGLGGGPGGGFGGGPGAGGLGGGFGGGPGAGGLGGGFGGGPGAGGLGGGPGAGGLGGGFGGGPGAGGLGGGLGGGPGAGGFDGGLGGGPGGAGGFGGGGLGGGSGIGDIRGLPGTKQ
- the LOC135199971 gene encoding uncharacterized protein LOC135199971 isoform X2, yielding MKVILPTLLTIFLSVCLAEPGYLRYGSGGHGRTISFTRPLATRVVIHKPAHVIRKTVSIGKPIVVRPVVTGHIGKGYGHRGTTTVISHGKPHVHVKPGPVVVGGGAVHSHSGPGVGGAVHAHGGSGVGGIGGGGFGGPGVGGPIGGGLGGPGLGGPVGGGLGGPVGGGFGGPGAGGPIGGGLGGPGLGGPAGGGFGGPGAGGLGGGLGGGPGGGFGGPGAGGLGGGPGVGGFGGGPGAGGLGGGLGGGPGGGFGGPGAGGLGGGPGAGGFGGGPGAGGLGGGFGGGPGAGGLGGGLGGGPGGGFGGGPGAGGLGGGFGGGPGAGGLGGGPGGGFGGGPGAGGFDGGLGGGPGAGGFDGGLGGGPGAGGLGGGFGGGPGAGGLGGGFGGGPGAGGLGGGLGGGPGAGGFDGGLGGGPGGAGGFGGGGLGGGSGIGDIRGLPGTKQ
- the LOC135199971 gene encoding uncharacterized protein LOC135199971 isoform X19; translation: MKVILPTLLTIFLSVCLAEPGYLRYGSGGHGRTISFTRPLATRVVIHKPAHVIRKTVSIGKPIVVRPVVTGHIGKGYGHRGTTTVISHGKPHVHVKPGPVVVGGGAVHSHSGPGVGGAVHAHGGSGVGGIGGGGFGGPGVGGPIGGGLGGPGLGGPVGGGLGGPVGGGFGGPGAGGPIGGGLGGPGLGGPAGGGFGGPGAGGLGGGLGGGPGGGFGGPGAGGLGGGPGVGGFGGGPGAGGLGGGLGGGPGGGFGGPGAGGLGGGPGAGGFGGGPGAGGLGGGPGGGFGGGPGAGGLGGGPGGGFGGGPGAGGFDGGLGGGPGAGGFDGGLGGGPGAGGLGGGFGGGPGAGGLGGGPGAGGLGGGFGGGPGAGGLGGGLGGGPGAGGFDGGLGGGPGGAGGFGGGGLGGGSGIGDIRGLPGTKQ